GCACAAAAAAATCTTTCAACATATTTACTTTGTAAGCTTTTGTGTTAACACCGCCGCGTTTGCGCTTCTTCTCCGGCGCATCTTCTGTATCAGATACGGGTTCATCATTTTCATCGATACTAAAATCGGAGTCCACCACATCTTCCTCCTCCTCTTTTTGACTACgtagttttgtaaatattaattgttaaaataattgtaagtaTATCAAACTTACACGTATTCTTTGTCTTCCTCTTCGTCCTGAAAGCCACCATAGGATGTCTTGTAGAATTCATCTTCCTCCTCCTCGTTCAAAAGTTTCGCTATTTTGTTGCCGGCATTGGCACGGCGTGAACGAGTTGCAGCCATGGCAATCAATAAATGGTTTAATTATCCTAAGtttcgcaatatttttaatttatcaaaaataatctAAGATTCTCGAAAATAAAccagaaatttttgtttacaaacagcTGCTTCTGAAGAACGTTGCCATATATTAGTTTGAAGCGATAGATGAAAAACTTATAGATATCGTAGTTGATGCCTGTATTTATCGACTTTTGCAATGGAACCATCAGttattgttaataaataaataattttccttcttttaattacttccttatattttttccatattttatgaACTGAATATCAAAGGAAcgaaaaaatcttaatattatGTTTTAATACTTATTGACCAAGCCCAGAGAACATATAacgtttaattttattatttacgttCTCTGCCAAGTCTCATTAAATGTCATCTGTTGGGTGGCAGCACCGcttgaaatgcatttttgcctttatcgtagtagtactgtagaatatgccgtattttctctttattttgctccatgtttgcttTCAGCGCCAAATAGCgtaaataccgcaagacttttttgacaaccaatataaaGCCGGTaggaaaatgttaatttttactcttttatttactatttttactaAGATTTGAAATTGTCTTGtattttatattagatatacgACAAAATCCGTATTAGGACAAACTCAGTTTACCGTCGTCCCCGTGttatgatttgttgttgttatttatatttgaatgtcATAtgttgtttgtatatgtatgtaataaaatcaaaagggttgtcaaaataaaaagttgatgATGTTCATCAATTGTTATTTGAAGCAAAGCACGTTGTAATTGTTTACTTCTATGAAAAGTGGTATTTAGCAATCAATTGcgaacttttaaaaaatattttgaaagaaaatccaaataataaaatgtatatggtACACAATACGAGGTGCATAAACGTTTGAGGTGGTCAATAATTCTATATTCCCATTGGAGAGCACAGCCTGGGACATATTGAATTCAGCTAAGAGTTCCTTTTGACGTATTACAATATATTCCATTTCAACATGGCAACTGGCACACAGAAGGTTAGTGCACAAATGCATTTTAGTATGTGCGTACAAAGTACTACATCAGCCCTTTGGGCTCACGTCATcgctataaaaatattgacaaacaaatcaaaacaaatggTTTAAtctattgttttataaaatattttcccatAGGTCGTACGACTACTGAAATGCTTTTGTGGTTGCTCGGAAATGACGGAGGACGAAGTCCGACGTATTTATCGCTTATCTACACAAGAGACTTTAAATGACCCCCGGGCCGCAAAGATTTTTCGCAAGTTCTTGGAACAGGATCGTTGTGGAGATAAAGGAGAAATCGAAAATTACTTGGACATTTATGAATTGTGCAATAACTATTTGAAAGAGAGTTGTCTGACATTTGATCAATTAACTGCCCTCGTCGAAATGGAATTAAAGTACTATTTAgagaagaaattaaatttgtacataATGATGctggaagaaaaacaaaagcctGATATACACATACACGAAGTAGAACGTGATTTGAAGCGTATTCAAGCAGATTATCGTAGCGAAATCGAAGCCAGCGatgagtataaaaattacaaacaagcgatattaaataaattgaagcGAGGGACTTGAAACACGGGGACGAGGCGGAAGCGAAAACAATGAAAGTTTTAACAAATCTCAACTGCCTCAAACATTTGCTTTCTTACATCCtaacatatgtaattattagaaaatatttatttgcctcAAGTAGTATACCAAAAAACATCACATTTTATAGTTGCGATTCCTATTAAATGTTGTTGATTGAAGAcaaatcacaaattttttgttacaattagatatttttaaaacgTGTCCATTATATAgcgtactatatatgtattatgtattgtattttttgcCATATTCTGTATATTTGTGAAATATTCAGCAGATAATATGGTATTCAATGTGCTTAATTATACACttagatatttaaaata
This is a stretch of genomic DNA from Bactrocera dorsalis isolate Fly_Bdor unplaced genomic scaffold, ASM2337382v1 BdCtg327, whole genome shotgun sequence. It encodes these proteins:
- the LOC105233735 gene encoding uncharacterized protein LOC105233735 → MATGTQKVVRLLKCFCGCSEMTEDEVRRIYRLSTQETLNDPRAAKIFRKFLEQDRCGDKGEIENYLDIYELCNNYLKESCLTFDQLTALVEMELKYYLEKKLNLYIMMLEEKQKPDIHIHEVERDLKRIQADYRSEIEASDEYKNYKQAILNKLKRGT